Genomic DNA from Ctenopharyngodon idella isolate HZGC_01 chromosome 1, HZGC01, whole genome shotgun sequence:
GTTCTCCAAAAACAGAAACACTAAGGTCTAAGATGCTTTGGCTTTCAGGACCTGGCCATCTCGGACTCAAAGAACAGTGAATTTCAGATTACACCAGCAATGCGTGTCCATTCATCAACCAAAGCTTCAAGACTGGATAATATAGCATGATCCTGGAATCAATTAAATCAACAATTGAAACTCGaataatgtaatgttttaaatgggCCTAACCTTTAACTGTTCTTCAAGTAGTCTGCAAAGAgccaaattttaaaaaataggaGCCAAAATTCTTTTCAGATGACATACATGACAACTAAAACCAGAAGAGTTTGGTTGTTCACTGATGCTAGAGGAAGCAAAAGTCTTGACTCTTAATGATAAATACATTACATGCACTAATTTTTGTCAATCCAAATGAATCTAATCTGATTTCAAATTCTGAAAGTTCTATTTACATGAACCCTGAACTCTGCAatatgattaacatttttgttataAGGGCTCCAGCACACATAGTATATATGAGAATCTGATTGAGAAGTCATATTCAAGTGCTTACATGCTTATTTTTTCCTCTTGATCGGATTATTTTAGGTCTACACCACCCCTTTCAATCAAAATTTCACTCAGATCAAGCTCAGTCAGATTAAGTTGTTTACTTGAAGGCTTTTCATTCTGATTGAGCTATCAGTCCAATTACTAAAGATTATTTGGTGCATATAAACTTGGCTTGTGTTTTCTTTGATTTGGTCATTTGTTTAATTGGTTCATGTCTACCTTTTTCAGTGATTTTAGATAAAGTGTATGATCTCACATCCTATAAATCTCCACTGCCGTGAGTTTCAGTGTTTTTAAGCTTCTTTGACCCTTTTACAGGTCCACAAGCTGTACCTTACCAATCTCCTCCATATGGGTTCGGGGATCCATCCATCAATGTCCAGCCCACCATGATCCCTGTCGGTGAGTGTTCAGCACCTTAGACCCATCATTTctcatgttttattcatttcatgAGAGTTGAACACTAGCAGATTTTTGCTATAAGAACGTTCtccaaatattcagtgttggttctggaaaagtaaaaaaaaaatgtccagttttcttgacgttagagGAACGTGTATGAAAAGGTATGATGTTCCtcaaacattctttcaacttaacattccaagaacataaaattgtccagtttccttaatgttagtagaatgttatttaaaggttagtatgatgttcctgaaacattctttcaatcattcaaacacctgctgtgaacaagcactgaaagaaagagaaataagaacacaaactacaactttcttcagccacagccttagatgaactgaagataaaagacattaaatctctgaagatctgattaaacaactccacaaacagcattaccagcttcacttattactaaccagactgactttatttctgtcacacgtctacagaagctcttattgagaattaacagaggtttagatgttgatgttttattgaaaatgttttgtttgaggtcaccatcatggagatcagcgtttgctttagttgagctcttgaccctttgcttttgtttgttttgttttttctgtaactGCAGATGTTTCCAGAAAACATTTCCGCATTGATAAAGCAGATCAACATGGCTGCTTTCATGGACAAATTAGTTTTTTTGactatttttaatagtcaactgaTTTGATAAACATCATTTGTAACACTGAAGTGATTTGTGTAAGATTGTCTAAAACTATTTAGTTAAGATGTTGAGGCACACTTAGACATCAGCACTCATCAtacaaacctcaacaatggtaacaatcaaaaaataattaagctgcataatttattcatgctgcaatgcatgctgggagccatgaatgtgttttgtatgctggcatgaagcatgtcaccattgttgtttCATATGCCGAATGTTGATGTCTGTCAGTGTATAAATgatacaaaacatgttttaaacaaaaaattaaaattgagaGTGTTATTTATACACTCACAGACTTCAACATTTGAAACGCAACAATAGTGTTACAAATGATCTTTACCACATTAGCTGAGTTTAATACTTTTCAATAATGCTTTAATTCCATAATCAGCATTTACTGAAAAAGCAGTTGTTTAAATCACTTTAATGTAGTCATTTGACCTTTGAAACAGACACGTTGATCTGCTTTATCAATACAGAAATGTTTTCCATAAAAAACACACGCAATTGTTGATAAAGAAGCAACTcaacaaaagtcaagggtcatGAACTCAGCTGAAGCAAACGCTGATCACCATGATGGTGTAACAAATTATCTCAAAGAGGAAATATTAACAATTATTCATAACTTGTGAGGATTAATTACTGTAtgaatatttggatcagtttaTCAGATTAACTTGCTGTAGCTACATCAACATTACAATCAATTTAGCTATGGAAAAAGAGTCATTTAACCAGGAAAAGAACCACCAGTctctgatttcaaaacacctcaTTAAGAGGATTTTACTGCTTATCCTAAACCTCTGTTTAGTTAAAATATTCGATACTTGCATGGCCTCTGCAGTGGAAGCAGACAGTTGTTTTGAACAGGGTCTTGTTGATTCCGTGAAACGACGATGTTGAATTTGcaattgatttcttctgcgttGAATTGAAGAAATGATGACGAACTTGCATGGTTAGTTTGACTCTTAGTTGCGaaagagttctctctctctcctgggTAAGCACATGGCTAGAGTGCAGGTTGACTGTGTACTATCTTTAATTGGTAATCATTAATTCCGCTAATCAGGCATCACAGCAGAAAAGACACGTGATTGTGATATTTTCTAAAACTATGCCTTGAAATCTAGGGAGGACACTgtacctttatttatttatttttaaattccttcaaaatacatattttgcaTGTCACCCAAACTATGTATTAATCTTGCAGATGTTTATACAGGTATGAACTTAAAGTGCCCGTATTATGCAATTTTAAAggctcctaattttgttttggaacctctTATAGAACATTGGCTTCCTGTGTCattcgcttccagttattttacctGTACAAAAACACTTTATATTGCAAACTTTTTAttgttatcatattattttaatttcattatcatAATCGCACTGGTTTGTAGCTCAaatagttttacagtttatggtacttcttctagttatttacctCTAGGCACTAATGAATCCAAAGtctcacacatttaaataaatagctTACTTCTACATTGCACAACAAGGTGGAGACACACTGATATGAACAGTAATGATGGTGTCAGTTTTATCATAAaactggaattactgatgactcATTTCGGCAGTTCAGAATTGCTTATTTCTATTACAATGACTTGAtctttttacattcacaaatagATATATTAAAGGGAATAtccaaaaaaagcataataggggcactttaaaccgCTTATGTGcagtattttatatttgttccgCATTAAATAGATGCATTTATACATGTGCAGTCACACAGATGACGACTATGCATCTCACTGATGTACCGGGCCGCATTATCTGTCCTCACTGCATGACGGAGGTCCTCACGGAAATCGAACATCTAAGCGGTTTGCTCACCTGGTTAATCTGTGGAGGCCTTACAATCTTTGCGTGAGTATACAAACTGTACAAGCATTAGAGCGTTTTTACCCTGCTTGAATGCACAGACTGCTGATATTTAGAGCTTGTTTGTTGTGCTTTTCAGGTGCTGGTTATGTTGTTGCATCCCTTTCTGTGTGGACGCGTGCAAGGATGTGAAACACACCTGTCcaaactgcaaaaatgtcatTCGCGTTTACAAACGAATTCAATGATGAGCGATCGAAGATATGTCATTTGTACACTTTATATGGGAGTTtaacattgtgaaatactatAGAACTGATGCATAATTAATCACAATCCCACATATGTGTAGAACAAAAGTTATGACAAATatctaataataaaattacacttTCTCTGGAAAGATGTTGCATACTTTCCATCTGTGTTTGcaaattgtttttataatgcgtgtatatatatatgaataaaataagttgcattttagctttatttgcAGTGGACAATCACTTGTTAAATACACACACCTGAAGCTCCATGTACTTTCCCACATAGACTGTAAAATCCTCACTGGATCCTCCAGTTAAATCAACACTGCTCAGTACATATTATGAATAAATTTGCTGTCCTCTGCACCTTTGGACAAATTTCATTACAGTATACAGTACTATAGTAGTTTCTTGGTCTTCTGACAAAAGACTTTCTTTGACAATCATGAATTTAAGTGAAATGATTTAATAGTGAAATTTCTCATATAAATTACTGTACtttaattatactgtatattacaaAACCCTGTCAATGATTCTTGGATGCAATTTCTAAAGCACAATCACCTGTGCTCCTGTTTATATTATCCTGAGATTCTGATTGGTGTGTCTTCATTTTTGCTACTGAATGTTTACTGATggataaatgtgtgctatttTACATAGTTTACGTAGTGACACAAGTTAATTATactatgtgtttgtgttttctgaatgagaacatggttaaaccactgtaaaaTAAGGGCATTTTTGTGTAGAGTTTTGCAGAAATCATTAAGAAAAttggaatgtgtgtgaaaacaagtgAAACGTGTTTATAGTTTTAAGAAAAACTAGTGTCTTTGTTTTGAGAATTAAATAAATGGTTTGGGAAATTGTGATAAATGGATCAGTTATAGTGTGTTAGCAATCGAGACTGTAAATCAGTTAATTTCATCTAcagcagttctgcagaaaactgtaatgtcatcgtccagctcagttcagttctcatccaatggTGTCAGTGCAGCCAAaccaataatattgttgaaaattATTGAATATTGTCTGTGTCCACATCACAGGCAATGGTCTCTCTTGCCAGGCAAAGGGAAAAATCCCCTGGTGTGCCAGATCCAGTCTTGACAACTGTCTCCACACCTTGCTCTTCCTTGTCCTCATCCTCTTTCTCCTCGTCCACCACATCTCTTCCTTCTCCACTTTTCAGATTGTTTCCATCTATTGTTGGTATCATTGTAAGGAACCCCTCAttggcccaaaaacggaatccgacggcctgggtgaaggttaacgcgtgtatgtcttttcagcgcccctgtgaagttcacttaatttaattcgtttaatctgactccaatttcaaatgattattagtcttaggttgtgtttccaattagaaatgaatcattggttatgtattacactgtaaaaaaaattccgaagtttttacaaaataattttggcagctgcggttgccagaataattttttaaaaaatacaaaaaaactgtaaattttacagtataaaactgtaatttacaaacaagaaaatttgaatgtaaaccaataaattcaaca
This window encodes:
- the si:ch211-202h22.9 gene encoding LITAF domain-containing protein; protein product: MEKEYNPPPYSGAQTGINYPGPQAPNPPQPGPQAVPYQSPPYGFGDPSINVQPTMIPVVTQMTTMHLTDVPGRIICPHCMTEVLTEIEHLSGLLTWLICGGLTIFACWLCCCIPFCVDACKDVKHTCPNCKNVIRVYKRIQ